A genomic region of Runella rosea contains the following coding sequences:
- a CDS encoding tetratricopeptide repeat protein, protein MQPEFEERQPDWRDSVQRFEVMLKNHERQFFDLDAYEHIVEHYIGEGNWERALQACEFGLEHFPYSLELMLDKAHLLAQNQRFDESISLLERAALFNPHDLDVLFMQGGVYNMMGEYEQSVEVYEQMLNFIEEDEKDDILFQIGQAYQNGGKYEEAIEKYKKALEHNLENENALYELAFCLEITGQMENSIDYYNELIDRDPYSSNAWYNLGIVYSKLGRYDEALNAYDYATVIKEDFASAYFNMANAYMNLERFEEAKEAYLHTLKHEPPSADLYCHLGASYEKLKDFGNALTNYREALKLDKEWDEGWFGVSVCLAVEEKWIEALNCIQKAIKLNEHVADYWLIQADLEYKIGNLVSSNEAFEKAAELEPDFEDVWLKWSLVLFDQGQFDRAYEIIQQGIDDIPDNASLYYRATAYLLHAGDYREAILNLEVALTLDYEAHEQLYDFFPELEKQKALFKLIEQYRK, encoded by the coding sequence ATGCAACCAGAATTCGAGGAAAGACAACCAGATTGGCGGGACTCAGTGCAGCGATTTGAGGTAATGCTTAAAAACCACGAACGCCAATTTTTTGATTTAGATGCTTACGAACATATCGTGGAGCATTACATTGGAGAAGGGAACTGGGAACGTGCCCTCCAAGCCTGTGAATTCGGTCTTGAGCACTTCCCATATTCGCTGGAATTAATGCTTGACAAAGCCCACCTGCTAGCGCAAAATCAACGATTTGATGAGTCGATTAGCCTGCTCGAACGGGCCGCGCTCTTCAACCCTCACGATTTAGATGTGCTGTTTATGCAGGGGGGCGTTTACAACATGATGGGCGAATACGAGCAGTCGGTAGAGGTCTATGAGCAAATGCTCAATTTCATTGAAGAAGACGAAAAAGACGATATTTTATTTCAGATTGGCCAAGCATACCAAAACGGCGGCAAATACGAAGAAGCCATCGAAAAGTATAAAAAAGCGCTTGAACACAATCTCGAAAATGAAAATGCGCTTTATGAACTCGCTTTTTGTCTGGAAATCACTGGGCAAATGGAGAATAGCATCGACTATTACAATGAGCTCATTGACCGTGACCCTTATTCTTCCAATGCGTGGTACAACCTCGGCATTGTTTACAGCAAGCTCGGCCGCTACGACGAAGCCCTAAATGCTTACGACTACGCAACGGTTATCAAAGAGGATTTTGCATCGGCCTATTTCAACATGGCCAATGCATATATGAATCTGGAGCGCTTCGAAGAAGCAAAAGAGGCGTATCTACACACGTTGAAACACGAGCCTCCTTCGGCTGATTTGTATTGTCACTTGGGAGCGAGTTACGAAAAACTCAAAGATTTCGGCAATGCCCTCACCAATTACCGCGAAGCCCTTAAACTCGACAAAGAATGGGATGAAGGTTGGTTTGGGGTCAGTGTGTGTTTGGCCGTGGAAGAGAAGTGGATTGAAGCCCTCAATTGTATTCAAAAAGCCATTAAACTCAACGAACACGTTGCCGACTATTGGCTGATTCAAGCCGACTTAGAATACAAAATTGGCAATTTAGTCTCCAGCAATGAGGCATTTGAGAAAGCGGCTGAACTAGAACCTGATTTTGAAGATGTGTGGCTCAAATGGTCATTGGTGTTGTTTGACCAAGGTCAATTTGACCGCGCTTACGAAATCATCCAACAGGGCATCGACGACATCCCCGACAACGCAAGCCTTTACTATCGAGCCACGGCCTATCTTTTGCACGCGGGCGATTATCGAGAAGCAATTCTCAACCTTGAAGTGGCGCTCACCCTTGATTACGAAGCCCACGAGCAACTGTATGATTTCTTTCCAGAACTGGAAAAACAGAAAGCATTATTCAAATTAATTGAACAGTATAGAAAATAA
- the pafA gene encoding alkaline phosphatase PafA, protein MHYLKLTLAILCTTTLFAQTKKPTSSPEKLARPKLVVGVVVDQMRYDYWYRYFDKYSEGGFKRLLREGFNCRNHHYHYALTVTAAGHASVYTGSTPAIHGIVGNDWYDQKLGKGMYCVADSTVQSVGTSNSAGKMSPKNLLVSTITDQLRIGNNFQGKTIGIAIKDRGAILPAGHTANGAYWFDSRTGNWITSTFYMNDLPQWVKDYNARKRPSELMKQNWNTLLPIEQYTESTADDKPYEAKIAGAKKSVFPYDLAGIAGDAYGILASTPHGNTITKEIALEALKNENLGKGTATDFLAISFSTPDYVGHAFGPNSVEEQDIYLRLDRDIAEILTALDKQVGKGNYLFFISADHAVMDVVELWKQNRLPAGRLNIGQMVAAAKAALKEKFGEGDFITISENYQIYLNHATLEAKKLEVADVCKVIRKRLLDFDGIADVLNLHDLGNANINDYLLTLYKNGTHVKRSGDIQMVIEPGWMSGSSTATHGAPYNYDTHIPLLFCGWGIKPGETFGRTSVADTAPTLAALLKILEPSGNIGKVIEDVMKK, encoded by the coding sequence ATGCACTATCTTAAACTTACGTTGGCAATCTTGTGCACAACTACCTTATTTGCCCAAACCAAAAAACCAACTTCATCGCCCGAAAAACTGGCCCGTCCTAAGCTCGTAGTGGGCGTTGTGGTAGACCAAATGCGCTACGACTATTGGTACCGTTATTTTGATAAATACAGCGAAGGCGGTTTTAAGCGCCTCTTGCGCGAAGGATTCAACTGCCGCAACCACCATTATCATTATGCCCTTACCGTAACAGCAGCTGGCCATGCCTCGGTGTATACAGGCTCCACGCCCGCCATTCACGGTATTGTAGGAAATGATTGGTACGACCAAAAACTAGGCAAAGGCATGTATTGCGTAGCCGACAGCACCGTTCAGTCGGTCGGAACAAGCAACTCGGCGGGCAAAATGTCTCCCAAAAATTTATTGGTCAGCACCATCACCGACCAACTTCGCATCGGCAACAATTTCCAAGGAAAAACCATCGGTATTGCCATCAAAGATCGGGGTGCGATTCTTCCCGCTGGCCATACCGCCAACGGTGCCTATTGGTTTGATAGCCGCACTGGCAATTGGATTACGAGTACGTTTTACATGAACGATTTGCCGCAGTGGGTCAAAGATTATAACGCCAGAAAACGCCCATCGGAACTGATGAAGCAAAACTGGAATACACTGCTACCCATTGAACAATACACCGAAAGTACCGCCGACGACAAACCGTATGAAGCAAAAATCGCTGGTGCCAAGAAATCCGTTTTTCCTTACGATTTGGCGGGAATAGCGGGCGATGCCTACGGCATTTTGGCAAGTACACCACACGGCAATACCATCACCAAAGAAATTGCGCTTGAAGCCCTCAAAAACGAAAACCTCGGCAAAGGAACAGCCACGGATTTTTTAGCCATCAGCTTTTCTACCCCCGACTACGTAGGTCACGCTTTCGGCCCTAACTCCGTAGAGGAGCAGGATATTTACCTACGCCTTGACCGCGACATTGCTGAAATCCTGACCGCGCTTGACAAGCAGGTGGGTAAAGGTAACTACTTGTTTTTCATTTCGGCCGACCACGCCGTGATGGATGTAGTCGAACTCTGGAAGCAAAACCGATTGCCCGCCGGTCGCCTCAACATCGGGCAAATGGTAGCCGCCGCCAAAGCCGCACTAAAAGAAAAATTTGGTGAAGGCGATTTTATTACCATCTCCGAAAACTACCAAATCTACCTCAACCACGCGACCTTGGAAGCCAAGAAACTAGAGGTAGCCGATGTCTGCAAAGTAATTCGTAAAAGACTCCTTGATTTTGACGGAATCGCCGATGTGCTCAATCTGCATGATTTGGGCAATGCCAATATCAATGATTATTTGCTCACCTTATACAAAAACGGCACGCACGTAAAACGCAGCGGTGACATTCAGATGGTCATTGAACCGGGCTGGATGTCGGGCTCATCGACCGCTACGCACGGGGCCCCGTACAATTATGACACGCACATTCCGTTGTTATTTTGCGGCTGGGGAATTAAGCCCGGCGAAACCTTTGGGCGGACTTCAGTAGCCGACACTGCCCCAACGTTGGCGGCGTTACTCAAAATTTTAGAGCCCAGCGGAAACATCGGAAAAGTGATTGAGGATGTCATGAAAAAATAA
- a CDS encoding LytTR family DNA-binding domain-containing protein yields the protein MKTPTLMPVTLRAFQHPLFLLISLIMGIGLFWSITLFNDYRSGASSLFQGGIGNYLKETLFFNALFEVVSFLIFMQVAPRYLRLFRITHIKLNLKSVLMYELLFLPCILGSIVIFSPLSNGIRYLFLFYPYYSWETYFPTYFFQQNMFMTYLNVLLPFGYIYLNSNLLLDYNEWKHKNLQRTDTPDQPMPLYIKAIEAWDDLGETILSLQDIIYIEVESNNYFAYTKGRTYNIRKNLSELEAELNPQQFYRINRSVILNLSFLKTYTFLKNDKYIVRLNDSKTEFVMQRARVKELKKRLNETSPTS from the coding sequence ATGAAGACCCCTACCTTGATGCCTGTTACTTTACGCGCTTTTCAACACCCTCTTTTTCTCCTTATCAGCCTGATAATGGGCATAGGGCTATTCTGGTCAATCACCCTATTTAACGACTACCGAAGCGGTGCTTCGTCGCTTTTTCAAGGTGGAATAGGCAACTACTTAAAAGAGACATTATTCTTCAACGCTCTGTTTGAAGTAGTGTCTTTCCTGATTTTTATGCAGGTGGCTCCGAGGTATCTTCGTCTGTTCCGAATCACGCACATAAAACTCAACCTTAAAAGTGTGTTGATGTACGAACTCCTCTTTCTCCCCTGCATTTTAGGCTCCATTGTTATTTTCAGCCCCCTCAGCAATGGAATTAGGTATTTATTCCTCTTCTATCCTTATTACTCGTGGGAAACGTATTTTCCCACCTATTTTTTTCAGCAGAATATGTTTATGACGTACTTAAACGTCTTGCTGCCTTTTGGATATATATATCTGAATTCCAACCTATTACTGGACTATAATGAGTGGAAGCACAAAAACCTTCAACGCACAGACACCCCTGACCAGCCAATGCCATTGTATATCAAGGCCATTGAAGCATGGGACGATTTGGGAGAGACCATTCTGTCGTTACAGGACATTATTTATATTGAAGTAGAGTCCAATAACTATTTTGCGTATACCAAAGGCCGGACCTATAATATTCGTAAAAATTTGTCTGAATTGGAGGCCGAACTTAACCCTCAGCAGTTTTATCGCATCAACCGTTCGGTGATTTTAAACCTCAGTTTTCTGAAAACCTACACATTTTTAAAAAATGACAAATACATCGTTAGACTTAATGACAGCAAAACGGAGTTTGTGATGCAGCGAGCCAGGGTAAAGGAACTCAAAAAGCGCCTAAACGAGACCAGCCCTACCTCCTGA
- the elbB gene encoding isoprenoid biosynthesis glyoxalase ElbB codes for MKKIGVLLHGNGVFDGSEIHESVFALLAIAEVGAEAICFAPNVNQHHVLNHITGQEMTETRNVLVESARIARGNIKDIVDVNADELDGLVMPGGFGTAKNITKWAFEGPSGSILESVKTLILTLVRHGKPIAGLCMSPTTIAKALEGTEFHAHLSVGTTEEASPYDIAAISAGMESIGQVAEMASVREVAVDKDLKIITAPCYMMEASIVEVRENIKLAIEKLISLA; via the coding sequence ATGAAAAAAATCGGTGTTCTTTTGCACGGAAACGGCGTTTTTGACGGTTCCGAAATCCACGAATCTGTCTTTGCACTTTTAGCGATTGCCGAAGTTGGGGCAGAGGCGATATGTTTTGCCCCCAACGTAAATCAGCATCATGTTTTAAATCACATTACTGGGCAAGAAATGACCGAAACCCGCAATGTACTGGTCGAATCGGCTCGCATTGCGCGCGGAAATATCAAAGACATCGTCGATGTGAATGCGGATGAGTTGGATGGATTGGTCATGCCTGGCGGATTTGGTACGGCCAAAAACATCACCAAATGGGCTTTTGAAGGACCATCAGGGTCCATCTTGGAGTCGGTCAAAACGTTAATTTTGACTTTGGTGCGTCATGGCAAACCCATTGCAGGTTTGTGCATGAGCCCAACCACGATTGCCAAGGCGCTGGAAGGGACCGAATTTCATGCCCACCTGAGTGTTGGGACAACCGAAGAAGCATCTCCCTACGATATTGCCGCGATTTCGGCGGGAATGGAGTCCATCGGTCAGGTAGCTGAAATGGCGTCGGTGCGCGAGGTAGCGGTCGATAAAGACCTGAAAATCATAACGGCTCCGTGCTATATGATGGAGGCAAGTATTGTAGAAGTACGAGAAAATATTAAATTGGCGATAGAAAAGTTAATTTCTTTGGCTTAA
- a CDS encoding tyrosine-type recombinase/integrase has translation MLNVKFKLRKLGPDPASVGRVFLVCYFNREEFMFYTSLNAARHQWDDKKQEFRRNYDGWQKANMVLDNLKNIVKTYEKDCILAQKPLEADVLKRLLQGKKQQDTNQRPISKWYEMFIEAKQMEGLKPASIRAHKATMEHFLDFIKTKAKNLTLDTYPDETHQRFLAYLRSKRDYHPNYLGAIHKNLKVFFRFCTENGAKLAVNHARLKRIYIPPKREFLTQEELKKWIALDETAWNVWLESLSGGKDHIPEWQYIEKTRDAFFFQALTGLRHSDLFRLTEDHLLELEGGAKALRFVPQKTTSVKNRSTRQVTIGLIPPALAILEKYKGGLFLLPVSHLRHYNRFIQLAAHAAGFTEAVEVVEFIKGVPVSVQKPKYETITSHIARHTFGTISRVLGIDLSDLKDLMGHSDVRTTAIYDHMANEYKAIKQLKAWGDF, from the coding sequence ATGCTTAACGTAAAATTCAAACTCAGAAAACTCGGACCCGACCCTGCTTCGGTGGGTCGGGTATTCCTGGTCTGCTACTTTAACCGGGAAGAATTCATGTTCTACACTTCGCTGAATGCTGCGCGTCACCAATGGGATGATAAAAAGCAGGAATTCAGACGAAACTATGACGGCTGGCAAAAGGCCAACATGGTACTTGACAATTTGAAAAACATCGTAAAAACCTACGAAAAGGACTGTATTCTTGCTCAAAAGCCTTTGGAGGCCGATGTTTTAAAGCGGCTGCTTCAGGGAAAGAAACAGCAGGATACCAATCAAAGGCCCATCTCTAAATGGTACGAAATGTTCATTGAGGCAAAGCAAATGGAGGGACTAAAACCCGCCTCGATTCGAGCCCATAAGGCGACGATGGAACATTTTCTGGATTTCATAAAGACAAAAGCCAAAAATTTGACCCTTGACACATACCCGGACGAAACCCATCAGCGATTTTTGGCTTATCTGCGTTCAAAACGGGATTATCACCCTAATTATTTGGGAGCTATTCACAAAAATTTAAAGGTGTTCTTTCGGTTCTGTACCGAAAACGGGGCTAAACTCGCCGTAAATCACGCCCGCCTGAAACGAATTTACATTCCGCCAAAACGGGAATTTTTAACGCAGGAAGAACTGAAAAAATGGATAGCACTGGACGAAACAGCTTGGAATGTGTGGCTTGAATCACTATCGGGCGGTAAAGACCATATCCCCGAATGGCAGTACATTGAAAAGACGCGTGATGCGTTTTTCTTTCAAGCGCTGACGGGCCTGAGGCATTCCGACCTATTCCGGTTGACCGAAGATCACCTTTTGGAACTAGAGGGTGGCGCCAAAGCCCTGCGTTTTGTGCCACAGAAAACCACCTCCGTTAAAAATCGCTCCACACGCCAGGTTACCATCGGACTGATTCCCCCGGCGCTGGCCATACTGGAAAAATACAAGGGTGGCCTGTTTTTACTGCCAGTCTCTCATTTGCGCCATTATAACAGGTTTATACAGCTTGCCGCTCATGCAGCGGGTTTTACAGAGGCAGTTGAGGTGGTTGAATTTATCAAGGGCGTGCCTGTGTCGGTACAAAAGCCAAAGTACGAAACCATTACCTCCCACATCGCCCGACATACGTTCGGCACAATTTCGCGGGTATTGGGGATTGACCTCTCTGACCTTAAAGACCTGATGGGGCACTCTGATGTTCGTACCACGGCCATTTATGACCACATGGCCAATGAATATAAGGCCATCAAGCAGTTAAAAGCGTGGGGCGACTTTTAA
- a CDS encoding LytTR family DNA-binding domain-containing protein — translation MKVDGFIITAEAVEYIEGRSNYSLITMIDGQKVLSSKTLGRLTDYLSLTRVHKCVAVNPHRIAQIEPVKITMQSGYTVEPSRRKIPELLINLKEGYRLYHGTTKNPTH, via the coding sequence ATGAAAGTAGACGGCTTCATAATCACCGCCGAAGCGGTTGAGTACATCGAGGGGCGAAGCAATTACAGCTTGATTACGATGATTGACGGTCAAAAAGTACTTAGTTCCAAGACGCTCGGTAGGCTTACGGATTATTTGAGCCTAACGCGTGTTCATAAGTGCGTTGCCGTGAATCCGCACCGTATCGCCCAGATTGAGCCAGTCAAAATCACAATGCAATCGGGGTATACAGTTGAGCCATCCAGACGAAAAATACCAGAGTTGTTGATTAATTTAAAAGAAGGTTATCGGTTATATCATGGCACTACCAAGAATCCAACCCACTGA
- a CDS encoding D-Ala-D-Ala carboxypeptidase family metallohydrolase, whose protein sequence is MQLSPNFSLHEMLRSQTATRHSITEQFSPPPMVVDSLKNLCAKLLQPIRELYGGPLVVSSGYRCPRVNKLVGGKPNSQHLKGEAADLDFGTKEANKLLFEAIVEWKKRGFLEFDQLINEYDFAWIHVSYKLSGKNRNQILVVS, encoded by the coding sequence ATGCAGTTAAGCCCTAATTTCTCGCTGCATGAAATGCTACGCAGCCAAACGGCCACCCGCCACAGCATCACGGAGCAATTCAGCCCGCCGCCCATGGTAGTGGACTCGCTGAAAAACCTTTGCGCGAAGTTATTGCAGCCAATCAGGGAGTTATACGGTGGGCCGCTCGTGGTATCGTCGGGTTACCGGTGCCCGCGCGTCAATAAACTGGTGGGTGGCAAACCCAATAGCCAACACCTCAAAGGCGAGGCGGCCGATTTGGATTTTGGGACCAAGGAGGCTAACAAACTGCTTTTTGAGGCCATTGTCGAGTGGAAAAAGCGAGGTTTTTTGGAGTTCGACCAACTCATCAACGAGTACGATTTTGCATGGATTCATGTCTCGTACAAGTTATCAGGGAAAAATAGAAATCAAATTTTGGTGGTATCTTAA
- a CDS encoding SGNH/GDSL hydrolase family protein, with translation MKKTFLLLLIALSGGVFGQVFPTKNNAPATTRDMVREDGLKISAIFGTYSAAANVAQNTVLITGRVRSTGGSNIYIEKFSLFSDRDCTVRLQINLIGGIASLAGAVNYDIPLKAGVRNEYTYESLVPWGAVISVLLREVTDTSGNMKVTLVYDGYEVTQNTDFFAPISIVGWGDSIMKGANATVSDTDPNTSYFLQVVKYYEGLGYRVKPVNKSIPGITALGMSQAKNWGYLNISNANIILICLGMNTSASEAAYIAEMTDLIRYKQRRYPNAKCVVMAPTTRLDGSETTLVGYRAALQALVNTTINDPKVKYLDLSQGYTGGAAANGVTVGDVHPNQTGHNNLATYLISYLTSNNILP, from the coding sequence ATGAAAAAGACATTCTTATTGTTACTTATTGCCCTTTCGGGCGGGGTTTTTGGTCAAGTATTTCCGACAAAAAATAACGCTCCTGCAACTACTAGGGATATGGTGCGAGAGGACGGACTAAAGATTTCGGCCATTTTCGGGACATATTCGGCCGCGGCTAACGTAGCGCAAAACACTGTATTAATTACGGGCAGAGTACGAAGTACGGGAGGTAGTAATATTTACATCGAAAAATTCTCCTTGTTTTCGGACAGGGATTGTACGGTAAGATTGCAGATTAATCTCATCGGGGGCATTGCCTCTCTCGCAGGTGCAGTGAACTACGATATACCACTCAAAGCGGGCGTTAGAAATGAATACACCTACGAAAGTCTAGTTCCTTGGGGCGCAGTGATTAGTGTGCTTCTTCGGGAAGTCACTGATACGTCTGGAAATATGAAAGTAACGTTGGTCTACGATGGTTATGAGGTGACGCAGAATACAGATTTTTTCGCCCCAATTTCAATTGTTGGGTGGGGGGATAGCATCATGAAAGGAGCGAACGCTACTGTGTCAGACACAGACCCCAATACGAGTTATTTTCTCCAAGTTGTGAAATATTATGAGGGCTTAGGATACCGGGTAAAGCCAGTTAACAAGTCTATTCCTGGTATTACTGCGCTAGGTATGTCTCAAGCAAAAAATTGGGGCTATCTAAACATAAGTAACGCTAATATTATCTTGATTTGCTTGGGCATGAATACCTCCGCGAGCGAAGCCGCTTACATAGCAGAGATGACAGACCTTATTCGTTACAAGCAGCGCAGATACCCTAACGCGAAGTGTGTAGTAATGGCCCCGACGACCCGATTGGATGGTAGTGAAACGACGCTAGTAGGGTACAGGGCCGCCTTGCAAGCCCTTGTAAATACAACAATTAACGACCCGAAGGTGAAATATCTTGACCTTTCGCAGGGATATACAGGTGGCGCGGCGGCAAATGGTGTGACGGTTGGCGATGTTCACCCCAACCAAACGGGGCACAATAACCTCGCTACTTACTTAATAAGCTATTTAACCAGCAACAATATTCTTCCATAA